One Aegilops tauschii subsp. strangulata cultivar AL8/78 chromosome 7, Aet v6.0, whole genome shotgun sequence genomic window carries:
- the LOC109767391 gene encoding uncharacterized protein isoform X1 encodes MYRLFSIVCNLHLSFSYRNRRVAYLYQPGASSSRSGRPNDMSSQPHHQPLGITAPVPVPVHEDDRLAKLKRRIKEKRGPLMVAAMFLACAAHRSALNPPGGYWKHGRDAGTPVMANYENFRMLTSMAFFTSLALLVLLSCDRFYRTWERTWQGCSSSLSSTPAASPLPT; translated from the exons ATGTATCGTTTGTTTTCGATTGTCTGTAATTTGCATTTGTCTTTTTCGTACAGAAACCGGCGTGTCGCGTATCTATATCAACCGGGTGCATCTTCTTCTCGATCTG GCCGCCCCAACGACATGTCGTCGCAGCCGCATCACCAGCCGCTCGGCATCACCGCCCCGGTGCCCGTCCCGGTGCACGAGGACGACCGGCTGGCCAAGCTCAAGAGGCGGATCAAGGAGAAGCGCGGGCCGCTGATGGTGGCGGCGATGTTCCTGGCGTGCGCGGCCCACCGGTCCGCCCTGAACCCCCCGGGCGGGTACTGGAAGCACGGGCGCGACGCCGGCACCCCGGTGATGGCCAACTACGAAAACTTCAGAATGCTTACCTCCATGGCGTTCTTTACGTCACTGGCGCTCCTGGTGCTGCTCTCCTGCGACCGCTTCTACCGGACGTGGGAGAGGACATGGCAGGGCTGCTCCTCCTCGCTCTCTTCGACGCCGGCTGCCTCGCCTCTGCCTACGTAG
- the LOC109767391 gene encoding uncharacterized protein isoform X2 gives MSSQPHHQPLGITAPVPVPVHEDDRLAKLKRRIKEKRGPLMVAAMFLACAAHRSALNPPGGYWKHGRDAGTPVMANYENFRMLTSMAFFTSLALLVLLSCDRFYRTWERTWQGCSSSLSSTPAASPLPT, from the coding sequence ATGTCGTCGCAGCCGCATCACCAGCCGCTCGGCATCACCGCCCCGGTGCCCGTCCCGGTGCACGAGGACGACCGGCTGGCCAAGCTCAAGAGGCGGATCAAGGAGAAGCGCGGGCCGCTGATGGTGGCGGCGATGTTCCTGGCGTGCGCGGCCCACCGGTCCGCCCTGAACCCCCCGGGCGGGTACTGGAAGCACGGGCGCGACGCCGGCACCCCGGTGATGGCCAACTACGAAAACTTCAGAATGCTTACCTCCATGGCGTTCTTTACGTCACTGGCGCTCCTGGTGCTGCTCTCCTGCGACCGCTTCTACCGGACGTGGGAGAGGACATGGCAGGGCTGCTCCTCCTCGCTCTCTTCGACGCCGGCTGCCTCGCCTCTGCCTACGTAG